CGCATTGCGCCTTGGCATCAAGGGGCCAGAGGACTTGTGGGGCGGCTACGTCGACCATGATTTTATCTGCACCAAGGCGATCGCCCATGGTCTCTTGAATAAGGATGCGGTTGCGCCGAAGGGGTGGTCGCCGCTGTTCGCCAAACTGACCCGTGGCGTGGTGCTCGACGGGGTCAGCGTGTTCTCGCTCAAGGATGCGCGCCCAGCCGCTGAACATCTGCTTTATGCGGGGCCGATTCGCTTCAAGCCGATTCATGCCTGCGCGGGACGCGGTCAACGGGTGATCAGCAGCCTCGCCGAGTTTGATGAAATTGTCGCTGCGCCTGACGCCCAGTCAGTGTTTCGCGACGGTGTGGTGCTTGAGCAGAACCTCAGCGGAGTCAGGACCCAGAGCGTCGGCCAGAGCTTCATCAATGGCAAGGTCATGAGCTATTGCGGGGTGCAACACCTCACCCACGACAATGAAGGGCTCGAGGTCTACGGCGGCTCGGACCTGTTGGTGGTGCAGGGTGGCTACATCGAGTTGCTCGGCCTGGAGCTTCCGGACGATGTGCGTGAGGCGGTGCGGCTGGCGCAAGTATTTGATGACGCGGCCAACCAGGCATTTCCGACCTTCTTTGCCTCGCGGCGCAATTACGACATCGCCCAGGGCGTCGACACCGGCGGACAACCACGCGGCGGTGTGCTGGAACAATCCTGGCGCATGGGCGGCGCCAGCAGCGCGGAAGTGGCGGCACTTCAAGTGTTTGTCGAAGACCCTTCGACCCGCGCGGTTCGCGTCTCTTCGGTGGAAACCTACACCGACCAGCCGCTGCCGGCCGGCGCCACTGAAATCTATCGCGGCACGGCGGAAAACAGTGATTTCCTACTCAAATACGTAACGGTTCAACCCTATGACGGCTAGAAGCGAAACGATCCAGATTGCAATAGATGACGAGCACATGAACGGGACCTTCCTGAGCCCAAAATCGAAGGTTCCCGGCGTGTTGTTCGTACACGGTTGGGGCGGCAGCCAGGAGCGTGACCTGGAACGGGCCAAAGGCATCGCCGGCCTGGGCTGCGTGTGCCTGACCTTCGATTTACGCGGGCACACGGGCGGGACCGGAATCCCGCTGTCGCGGGTCACGCGCGAGGACAATCTGCGGGACCTGTTGGCGGCCTACGACCGGCTGCTTGCCCACCCTGCGTTGGACACCTCGGCGATTGCCGTGGTCGGCACCAGTTACGGCGGCTACCTGGCTTCGATCCTGACCGCGCTGCGACCGGTGCGCTGGTTGGCCTTGCGGGTGCCGGCGCTGTACCGCGACGAGCAATGGCACACGCCCAAGCGCGACCTGGACAAGGCCGACCTGCTCGATTACCGCAGTACGCTGGTACACGCCGACACCAACCGCGCTTTGCAGGCCTGCTCGCAGTTCACCGGCGACGTGTTATTGGTGGAATCCGAGACCGACGACCACGTGCCCCACGCGACCATCATGAGTTACCGAGCCGCCTGCCAGCAGACTCATTCACTGACTCAT
The Pseudomonas marvdashtae genome window above contains:
- a CDS encoding DUF3182 family protein; translated protein: MTSIHRNKMVVAHSVNPHAPQHEVETNRALARWLANILGLEYGGSHDSREHAGRDLYLLPTQTLIGAEAALRLGIKGPEDLWGGYVDHDFICTKAIAHGLLNKDAVAPKGWSPLFAKLTRGVVLDGVSVFSLKDARPAAEHLLYAGPIRFKPIHACAGRGQRVISSLAEFDEIVAAPDAQSVFRDGVVLEQNLSGVRTQSVGQSFINGKVMSYCGVQHLTHDNEGLEVYGGSDLLVVQGGYIELLGLELPDDVREAVRLAQVFDDAANQAFPTFFASRRNYDIAQGVDTGGQPRGGVLEQSWRMGGASSAEVAALQVFVEDPSTRAVRVSSVETYTDQPLPAGATEIYRGTAENSDFLLKYVTVQPYDG
- a CDS encoding alpha/beta hydrolase family protein — translated: MTARSETIQIAIDDEHMNGTFLSPKSKVPGVLFVHGWGGSQERDLERAKGIAGLGCVCLTFDLRGHTGGTGIPLSRVTREDNLRDLLAAYDRLLAHPALDTSAIAVVGTSYGGYLASILTALRPVRWLALRVPALYRDEQWHTPKRDLDKADLLDYRSTLVHADTNRALQACSQFTGDVLLVESETDDHVPHATIMSYRAACQQTHSLTHRIIDGADHSLSDPISQQAYTSILVGWITEMVVGERLSIIQER